TATGACCTCAGGATTTACTTGACATCCACCCAACCCctacatatacatgcacacacaggcaagtTCCACTATAACTCAGTTGCATCAATGATATAGCCATGAAGTTGTGTTATGAATTCTGTACAGTGTTATATGTCACATTTAATCTGCTGTCACTCAATGTTTAGAAAAATAGTGAGTTGATATTTTTGGGCCTGAAACGTTCATAGTTTGTGCTACAACACAAATTCTCTACAtagaaatattaaaacatggCGGGGGATTATGTCTTTAGACTTGATTATGAGATTATGAAGAATGATTGTCTTTAGACTTGGCATGTCAAGAGTCATTCAGGTAGCTACAAGTtaataaaataagcaaaaaaaattAGCCTTTTACATTACGTAAAAGgatccagcctctcaaatgtgttctctgttttatatcattgtaaattgaataatctttgggttttggaccgcTGGTCAGACAGACTGGTAAATCGTGATCAGTATGCGACAGATTCAAGTTCAAATGGCGTCATGCAAAGTCAACACATTAACAAGCATTTGCTTTGCCTTTCCCTTTTCTGGTGGTGATTTGACTTTGCAATCATTTTACTACTTATATTAGGAGCATATGTGGTTCAATATTCCTAAAACATGTTGTGAGGTTACCTTTTGTGAATGTTGTAAGGCTTGAAGGATATGATGATTACAGAGCTGATCTTCATATCTAAAACCCTAAGCAGAAATTCCAGTGGAAATCAGCTTGAGGCAGCCCTGGATGTccaaataaagacatgaaacatgaaaatgaccAAGAATTTAcataaaattataataaaataataaggaTGTGTTTGTCGGCAAATGGCCATCATCCTCACAGTGATTGCATTCCCTTCCACTCAACtctaataacaaacacacactgtaagccTGTAACATCTAAGCCCAGCATTTGCGTTTTTACCCGGTTCACCCCCCCATCACCCATCAAtctctgtttctattttggCCATTTCTCACCAGGCTTCTCGTGATTTAACACTGGAGCATGACTGTGGCTGCCCAGCAGAAACCTTCAGACTGCAGGATATACTGGCTAAGCAAAAGGCCAGCTGTGCCAATCATTTGCCAGCACAAAGCATAGACACTTCAGTGCAGCAGCTCACGCTGGAGACTGCAGGTGCAGGCCTAAATAACACTACTTCAccacacacaatcacaagtGCACATCCCAGCAGCCACTAAAGCAGTAACTTAAAATAGAATACTGTGCTAAGCTGCCACACTGGATGATGCTAATTTCATTCACGTCAAAGATAGCTACAGTGGCGGTGCTGAGGAAATTATAAGGGGTCActattaaatgttttgtgttttttcatccACCAAACACAAGTTGAAAGTTAAAATACCCCAAAAGcatcaaaatagaaaaatgtacTATATGTCGACTACATAAACAATTCTAAGACACTTTGAACTTTTTTATGgacacaaatatataattaaaagtagttaaaacatcaacaagaaaaaaaatctatagtcccaaatatttcaaataaactAAAGGATATTAATGTATGTCAAAAAGTAGTATAGGGGTTGTTATTTGTGATAGTGATTATCATCTTTTCAAATAGTTCAACATGAGCgatgagaaaaagagggaaaaaaagctactaaCAAAGTCTTACCATGCTGACAACATGCCACCAGCATCAATGGCCTACTTATCACCACAATCATATTGCTGGGTTACAATACACTTGCTATCCTACAAAGCCAATAtagtgtttgtctgtgctgaTACCCGTGTCACTTAAAAGCAGTGAGGTTAGACCCGAGATCAAAGTTAATTCAGATAACAAACCCCCGCCTACATCACACAGTTGACTGACCGCAGTTTATGTCAGACAGCGAGTCTTGGGAGTAATTCACTGTTGCAATGATCCCTTTGCAGCTAACCTTATCAATGAATTATTAGCCAGCTCTTGCATCATTTACATagttattttacattaataCGCCGGTCATGAAATTGTGTGCTATAAACGCATTTCAACAACCGCAATTTTTTGAGAAGACGTCGCACACACGCTGAAAACCGaatagaaacagaaactgaataCTGACATTaacttagctaacgttagctagatAAGTTAGCATCGTTACAAATACAAGCtgtcagaaaagaaacacaacaagcCATGTGGCTAATGCTGGCTAATGTCAGGTCAGCTCACTTACCGTGAAATTCCTCTTTTCGCTCCTGGCTGGCGACCAACTTAATTTACAGGCAGCAACTTGGCgttagctggcttgctaatgAGAGTTtgctgtgagagtgtgtgtgtgtgtgtgtgtgacatccagtaacctctcctcctctccggACGGGCTCTCGTGCTCTGATCCCACTGCTGCTGTCGACTGTCAGGCTGAGCAGTCCCGCTGCTAACGACAACGCTAGCTAACCTAACGTTGACGTTAGCCGTTTGTATTAACGAAGAGGAGCCTCCGGACACACAGACCTCGGTGCCCTTGGTGTTTCATGCGGGGCAGTAAAAGAATAAAGGAGCGGGACAGGACAGGCTGTTCCTCAGCCTGCTAATGGAGAATGACTCGGTTGTCAGTTTACTCTCCGCTCGTTCAGGCAAATTACACTCGTGACGTCACGCCGTACGATAAACAACCAGAGCTCACCAGAATaaactcattcactcactcagtaTTATTTGTCTATtatcaaaaaaaataatcatcaaTCCCCTTCTTTCCCACCATAACCAGAGgataaaaaatgtcattttattaggatttttttttcttgcttctaTTTGCCTCAAGGCAACAAAGATGATGTCGTGATGGTCACAAGTTATTCCAAAAAAGTTCCTAAAAAGCTAATATTCATAAGCTTAGGCAAATGATAAAACAACAGTTATCTGTCACCACCAAGTGGTCAGCGCACACTATATTCACTCTAGCACAGTGCATTGCCATGTCAAGTAATAACACACAAATAATTTCATGCGCAGCAAAACTGAGTTCAGTTGTTTACACACCACTTTATTTAAAGTGTCTATGTGAGCACATTATCATGACAACAGAGACATCGCAATTAGCTAAATAAAAACGGGTACGTTAActatttaatatattaatataatatatagttaATATATGATTAGTGAGTTATGCAGTGCACCTACgcatatatttaaaacaaagcaagttACATATCTTAGAGAAGTGGAGGCATGTTACTGTTGAATataaagataagaaaataaTAGTGAAAGGGTATGATGATTTTATATGAGTTTAAACCTACACAGAATGTATCAATCCTTTGTTGTAGAAGGTATTGGTATCGgctttaaaaagcaaatgtcaGCACTGGTGCAGTATTTTTCACCGGTATTTTTGTTATGTTGCCTTCTAGGTATGCATCACTTTCAAATTAGCAACACAATAAAAGTGTGATGGTCTTAAATACCTGAAGATAGTCATGTCTGGGCCTACATTTGTACTaaacaaaagtgacaaaaatgtATATCTTTATGCAATTACATCAGATGATATGAGACGTACTGTTATCACCTTGGAGAACATATGTGCAGCCCTGCTTAAAATTCTTGGTACAGTTTGTAGGTATTGTTAGGCTACTTAGGCAAAATCTATGTAAAGCAGTCTATCACCACATTACACAACAAATCACTTCCACTGCCTACTAGAACACCATTAAAGAAACGTGTTCAGCTGGTCATGAAAAGCTTTGCAATAGTGGCACCTAGAGGACAAGAGACATGATGGGGATCATTTCATAAATACTAACAAAGATTGATCAGAAACTGAAAGggaacatttaacaaaaaaaaaaaaaaaaaactgacaacatTTCAAGAAGGACACATTAGCTAGTGAAACGCGTGGCTAGTTCTCCACGTGTTGTTTTCATCAGTCGTCCGGGCTTGGCTGACAGATAAGCGAGTGTTGTGGAAGGCACACTGTCTGTCGTGTCATGACTGGGCTGTCACCACCACCATAGTCTCTGTGGCTGCAACAAACAAGCACAACACCAGTTTGTATGGCAGAAATGCATATGTTCAGTGTATGTGACTATTATTTTGCAACATACTTATCCTAGAGTTTAAATGAGTAGAATGGACATGGGCAGCAGGGTTTTTAATAGAGTGCAATAGAGCATTTAAAATGTGGCTATCTGAGAATAACACCTATCCTGAAGATGTCCATTCTACTGTCTCTAGTTCTACGAAGACGGCTGTGTTTATAGGCATGCTGCTTTTAACCGTTTACCTTCTTAACTGTACTATTACATCACTGAGCAGCTTTTTACAGTCCAGATAGACACCTTTGGCTCTGTGGACACAGGCAGAAATACATCTGGTCAGAGCCGAACACAGAGAAGACTCAGATTATATTGTCTTTTAGCATCATTGTGAAATTGCTCAACCCAATTTGTGTAACATTTAACTACATATCCTTTTATTCTCATGACTCAAAATAGCAGGAAGttgtaaacaaaacatgtagacgtgttttacattttaacatatgCTGCAAGCTCAGTCTTATATACCTTTCTAATTAGGTTTGATGAGGTGGAGCTTTCCAATTGAAGAACCCTTTATCATAAAGATTGAGGTCTTTGCTGCAGCGGTCATCATTAAAGGCAGATGTCAGCGCACAACAAAGGAAACACATGTTGAAagtctccacctccaccctaATTTTGCCGTGTGAGTGAGCGAGAACCCTGACACTGGCACACTTTAATGGAATGAagtaattattgttattagtcACATCTGTGTTTAACACGTCAGCTGTGTCTGCTGTGACAGAGATCTATAGTGCTGCCCACCGTGCCCACACCATGACGTGTGATGTCagactattactactattactattactattactataaACTACAAAGAATGGAAATCAGATCCTGCTTACCTTggtcaattattattattaatagtcAATTAAGTATTGTCTTACAGGGAGACACATGCTGAAATTTTGGGTATAATTCATCTTTAAGGCTTCAAACAggattaattaataaattatgtAAATTCTTAATGCAGGTAGTGAATATAATACTAATACAAAAATTATCTGGGGAGGCAGAAAAGGGGGAGGGTATTGTAGCCTTTTACTGAAGGGAGGGTAGTAAAACCTTTTGGGGAGACCAGGGGAGGGTCCTTTTTAAGCCATGTTTTATCTTAATTCAGCCTCGGGGACTACGGAGAGGGTCCAAAGTTCTGTCATCATATACTACTATTTCCTTAGTGTAGCTATGATGGAGCATTATAGATCATGCTAAACTATGGGGTGTTCTTACTTTGTCCCTCCACCAGTGACACTGCCTCCTTGTCCTCAGCTCCCTCAATGGTCAGTTGCCCTCCCAAAGCAGCAGGTGGCGCCACCTCCTCTGCCGCTGATGGAGCAGAGTGGCAGGAGTGGCAGTGCTTGGCCTCATGTACTGGAGCCTCTGATGTAGATTCTGGTTCAGCAGCTGAAAGGACCTCCAGGTCTGACCCGGAGGAGGCTGCTGCCAGCTGAGTCGcctccacagctgctgcagcttcactgtgTGTAGCTTCGAGTGCCTTTGCTGAGGCTTCAGCTGCCGCCTCCTCCACTGATGTCTCAGCAGCAGGCGTTGTCTCACCTGGTGATGTGTCATCCACTGGAGCGGCTTCAGCAGTGGTGGTGGCCTCCTCAGCTGGTGTAGCCTCCTCAGCTGGTGTAGCCTCCTCAGCGGGAGCACCATCAGGTGAGGCCTCTGTAGAAGCGACAGCCTCctctggagcagctccaggGACCGGAGCCTGATCTTCAGCCTCAACCtcacccacctcctccactgtcGGGGCTGAAGTTGCAGGTTCTTCAGGAAGAAGTGtagctgcctcctcctcctctgctgctgcaggagaaggTGTCTCCTCTTCAACCACCTCTTCAGCAGCTGGAGCTTCAGCATCATCAGCACCAGCCTCTGCAgacttcagctcctcctcattCACTACAACCGCCGCCTCTTCAGCTGCTTCTTTTTCTACCACCTCTGTGGTTTCCTCCAGGACTTCAGGCTCTACTACCTCCAGTGTGGACTCCAAACCTTTTCCATCTTCCTCTATTTTCTGGACAGCTTTCACCAGACTCGTCTCACCAACAGAAGCAGCTGCAATCTCAACTGAAGAGCCGGCAAAGATCTTCACAGCTGTGAGCAGATCTGGCAAAGACTCtgaaggacaggaggacaggaagtaGTGGCTGAGAGGTTTGAAGTATAGTATACAATATAAGTTCACACATTCCAGCATCTCTTAATATCGGAGCTTCATGTGAAGTAAAAATGCTTTAACATCAATGGCTTCAACTCTATTTGAAGCCATGTGAAACATGACTGTTGTATAATGTAAACTTAAATTGGTGTGTTGCATTTTTCTATGCACCATACTGTCCccttacaatttaaaaaaaataatctgcaactacTTCCATTTGTAAAAGTTAATCaattaaaaatgccaaatatttacTTGTCATATGtgaggttttgctgcttttgtgttttaaataattggaaattaaatatctttgggttttggaccatTGGATAGAAATTGGGCTCTGGAAACTTGAcactttttttgacatttcatgcaCTAAACGATTGATTAATTGGTCAAAACATAATTGCCAGATTAACCAATGATGAAAATAACCATTTGTTTAAGCCCTTGCTGTTTTGTATAAGTTCCACTTACCTTGACCGGGCGTCTATCACTGGACGGTCTACAGTCATCACAGGTTCAGGAAGTACTCTAAAAGGAGACTACCTGTCCAGTTCATGCTCCTTCTGCTGGTGTTACCTTTTTAGAAAAAGTGTAAAACACGGAACTTGAAAAAGCAGTCAGGGTCTTTGATGAGGTGTGTGGTGAGCGCTCTTAACACCGGTTTGATCTCAATGCAAAAGCCtcaagtcatgtttttttttaagacatcGATTAAACCCTAGATGGACATTTTTATAAAGATAATATCCACATGACGTTAAAAGAATTTCATTACACGGCGCATGTGTTGTTGGATAGTAAACATTCCTGGGTTGCCACCAACAACGTCCCATGAGCCTGTCTGTCACCCCATCAGGACACCCTAAAACAAGCATTGTAATCTAGGATTAGTCTTAACCTGTCTGAGACTGCACTTCTTACAATTAAGAATCTGTTGTTCAAATGTAAGGTAAatgtttggaagaaaaaaaaaaaaactgttaatgtGACATGTCTGTCAAATGATGGCAGaatcttttcttcccctttcaACTCGTTGAGCAGGACCAGCCACAGCCATCTGACAGTTTCTTACTGAGTGCTTCCTGAATCTTTCCTACCCTTCGTATAACATTATGCAAATTATTTGTGACATTTAGGCTGATCAATATATTGCAGACACTTTGAGAGGGTAGGTTTTGAGGTCTCTAGCTCAGACTTTGAATTTCATGTTGCACACTAAAAATTATTTGATTGGTTATGGATTAGTTAGTTCTCCAGacttttcttttactgtaaaGTCTTTGAGAAATGCTTGAGTGGTCACATGCTCACCCTTAGAGAACACTGTATCGAGGGCAAAAACCCATTTAGATCGTCTTTCAATCTTCAGCTTGAAGGCACAGGAGCATGAACATAGCACAGGGATTCTTCAGGAAAGGGGGCATTTCTCCAGGAAGTGGGCGTTTCTACACCTACATTACACATCACAGTCTATATGCAAAAGCAACAAGCAGCTAAGAGTCGATGAATAAACTATAGGccataaatatacatacacacacacacagaagttgataAATGCAAACCAAAAAGCTTCAATGATGCGTTCGAGTAAAAAAATGCAAtctaacaaaaaaacaaaaagagaaacgcCGTTTTTATGTAATCAATCCAGTGAAGATTTATTCTTGGAACACTTAACTGCATTAACCATAATGACAACTTGCTCAGAGACAAAAAGGTGAATGAAATGTCTGGAGTGTTACCTGAAAGGTTCAGAGAAGTTTCACATTTAAAGAGACAGAAGTGAGTTTAACACTAAAAACTTGTACAAGGCTGGTAAATTGTAATGATGTCAAAACAATGGACAGTTCGATAAAGCGGATGCAGGTTGCTGTAGATGTAGCTAGAGAAATGGTAATGATGGAAATTAAAGTATTTtaacgtgaaaaaaaaaatgttagagtaaaaaagcaaaaaggatTTTATGAGTCAAGAAAAACtagagcagagctgcagccagGAAAAGAGGAGCTGGTTTTTGGTCAAACTTCACATCGAGACAGTTACATACATCTCTCTACTGTAACCTAAGCAGAGATATAACTGAAGTAAGCATTTGCTGGGCAGAGGAAGAACAAGTGCAAACgttgaaagagacaaaaactaCTCATCAAATGGGCTGCATTCATTCACTatgctgacatttttacagaAGTAGGAAGGAAAGGCAGAGCGGTCGTGTTTTTAAGGGCACTTAGAATACTTTACAGAGAACATAAGTCATCAACTCGTTTCTATCCCTCATATCACCTAGTTCAACACTCCTCTAACTGTACAGCAGCCAAACCATCATTTGGATTTGCTCTGGTGATAAAAAATTCCTACAGAAACTGAATTTTCCAAACTGAATCTAATCTCAGCCTAATGCCAAATGTTCTGGTTTGGGTCTGAAGGATGGGGTAAGGGTAGGCAGGCACCTGAAAACTGGACTGATGAACCCTTAACTGGTATTTATTAACCAACCCAAAGTGAAAACTaaatgcccccccacccccacaacaCACCACCCTCCTTTTAGCAAAATAGGGGTTCATAAGTCCTTTTTTCCTGGGCCCAGAGAGGTGGGACACAGCACCAACTAACTGACTCCCAGCCCTCCTTTCTGGGCGAACTATGGGGCCATCACAGCTTTATGCAGCCACCTCTGCAGCAGCGGTGGCCTCAGCCTCGGGGGCTGCAGAGACGGGCTCCGCCTCAGCAAGGGAAGCAGGGGGGACTTCATCTACTGCTTCCGTACCAGCGCTCTCTACTGCAGGGGCCTCTGCGGCAGCGACTTCCACAGTGACCGGAGCAGCTTCAGCAACCTCCTCTTCCACCACAGGTGGAGCAGCTTCTGCGACCGCTGGctcagctgcagcctcagcaACGACCACCTCAGAGGCCACGGCGGCTGCTTCCTCAGACACGGCCTCGACAACAGGTTCGGCAGCGGTCTCTGCCACTGGTTCTGCAAGAGCAGGGACGAGCTCTGCGACGACCTCAGTGGCCGGTGCTGCCTCCTCCACTGGGGCGGATTCAACTGCTGGAGCTCCTGCCTCTGGCTCTGCCGCTTCTGGTGCAGGTGCTGCTGCCTCTGGCTCAGCCACTTCTGGTGCAGGTGCTGCTGCCTCTGGCGCTGCCAATTAAGAGGTTGCGAACAGAAATTATAGCAACCTTTCTGAACTTGTTTCTCTTCATTGCCATGTACATCAGGAAAaactaatttgaaaaaaagagtGCAATGTACTTCAGATTTCTAGGCCAGTGGCAAAAGATTTGGCCACATTTGCAACACAGCTACAGTCATCAGTCGTTAGGGTAAATATTTCCTTGAGCATACAATATTCAACAGCACTGGGAACaatatttggttttaaaaaaaaaaaaaaaaaaaaacacgcatTGCTCTGCAGTAATGAGCTCTTGTTCCTCCAATCCTCTCAACCACAACTAATCTTTCATGGCACTGGAAATCCAAAGAGAAAGTGCAGAAATCTAAAATTATGGCCACTTACAGGTTCACATAATCCAGTTgggcaataaaataaaaaaaaaagtcagatttgaACTACTTGGCCTCAGACTCCTGTCAACAGGTAGCATAGGGTTGAAGGTCAAGAGCTTATGTCTGAGGTCTAAAAAAGGTGAAGCATATGATGAGTAAAGTGAAGGATAATCCTTAATCCCAACATGTCATCCTCGGGACAGAAATATAACCGCTGACCTCACTGAAGCTAGTAAGTATTAAAACATTTGCCAAAGTTTAATAGCTCAAGCACAAAATCAAAGCTAAAAAGCAGAGCTAAAGTGTGGCTTTACAGATTCTCATTAATTGAAGTGTGCCATTACTGAATATGCACTTACAGTCAAGCaggcaaatatgtttttaaaaatgctaaataggaGTCTGAAAGGAGTGCAGGAACTGATGATGACGCAACTACAATACGTTGTATCAACTGTGACTTTGAACGCATAGAAAAAGTGAAACCTGACAATGTCAGCATGACTATACGACCATGTCGCTTGGTCTGCCCACCACTTTGATCTGGACTGTACAAAATGTATcggcaattcatccaataattgagatatttcagacattcacggtccccaTTTAACTTCTACTGGTGCACAAGATAAGCGATTCAAAAGGTCGTCGGCTCGAGTCCCACCGGGGTTGTGCTTTTGAAAAGATGAAGCGGATGCAACAGTTATTCGAACACCTACGCGTGAACTAAGTCCATGTTTGTTAGGAGGAGAGTTGATCCCGCAGTGGAAACTGGGCAAATCCCTACAATTTATCTCACccatacataaaaatataatagTGCCAAGGTCTGCAAGTCAGGATGGAAAAGCAAAAGCCTCAGCATGCTAAAGGTTACTAGCTTTAGATAGGGAATGTATGATTTTGATGTTACTGGAAACTGTAGTTCTATTGAGCTACAGTGTTAAAAATATGTGACGTAAAACCAGGCTAAGATACTAAACTACACTTGAGAACTTCCccaaaaatgtgacaaattttGCCCCGACAGTGAAGGTTATTACTGCAGTCCTGTGTCTAACAGAGTGCCTCAATCTAATGCCGTCTACACTGCAGCTCAATATCCATTAAGCACATTATGATAACATGTTTTCTTGAGCCTCATTTGGAAATTGTTGAGTTCCCACGTCAGAACATCAGAGTGACCGTTTTCACAAGCAGCCACATAAAGCAAACAACCCACCAAATTGCACTGTAGTGATACTCTGATGTGTCCTCAGATTGATGAGTCAGGACAATATGATCCTGGATCACAATCACTTTAATCACCATCACTATGTGCATCAagatgtttgtgtctttgtttcctggacatttttgcttgattacATAATGAGATCACTGGCCAGTTTAAAGCCAAAGTAGTATAATCTCCAGCACTGTAGGGGGGCAGAGCTTCATGCTCCATTTataaccaaaaacaacacttccaGGATGCATGTACACAAGCGAACCAGTGGCAGCCGCTGCTTATCCCCATTACAGACTAGTTAGCTGCTCTGGGCGCAGAGCCATGATCTCTCCGGGCTCAAACTGGCTGAATAGACAAATAATTTGCAGAcagaaatcaaaacagacaGGCAAGATAAAGCTATTGAGAGTGATCGTTCTACCGTGTTGGAAATTTGCGTGGTGAAGCCAGAGCCAACTCCGAAATGCATCAAAATTCTCTTTTTATccacttttgtttctttcaaacGGAAACATTTTGGTCCCTAAATCAGTGCCACATTACAAAACCCAATTAAAACCTGGCTGTGAACTTTGAGGTTGGCAGATTCAAAAGAGTATTAAGAAATAAAGACTGAGTGCaactgctgagaaaaaaaaaaagttccactTTCTTCTGTGTGGTACCATTTATTTATGAGGTCttagtttttagccatgctagcagtgtggctTTAGGGATGGCGACATCGGTCtaccgctttggtccagacttaaTCTTAGAAACTATAATTTTATAATCAGATTGCCATGATGATACTCATGGCCCCCCAAATTATAATTGT
The sequence above is a segment of the Enoplosus armatus isolate fEnoArm2 chromosome 2, fEnoArm2.hap1, whole genome shotgun sequence genome. Coding sequences within it:
- the LOC139303159 gene encoding uncharacterized protein, with product MFCRRAWQRVGPLARRAFKPAPTTAAPVRHMAFGVPGGSTNTVYFVLCGGGLTAAVVYAYKTVNGDTERYEDRLANMSSAAKAPEAAAPAPEVAEPEAAAPAPEAAEPEAGAPAVESAPVEEAAPATEVVAELVPALAEPVAETAAEPVVEAVSEEAAAVASEVVVAEAAAEPAVAEAAPPVVEEEVAEAAPVTVEVAAAEAPAVESAGTEAVDEVPPASLAEAEPVSAAPEAEATAAAEVAA